From the Fictibacillus halophilus genome, the window GAATAACGAAGCGACACTTGAAGACCAGCATTCAACCGGTCCATGACTTCCGTACCTGTCATCGCTTCATGATCACAGTCCACACCGAGTAACGTCATCGCCGTTAACGTTTTTTCAGAAGCTCCTGGCAGATGCCCTTCGATCTTCTTTCCGGCTTTCTTCGTCTTCAGCATCCAATGCAACAGCGTATCATCGCCATGCAGCACTCGCGGCCAGCTCGTTAATTCGCCGCCTTGAAGAACGTATGGGCTCTCGAGAAGCTGTCTAACGCTTTTTTCGGAAAAATAATTCTCTTCTTCTAGTAGCTCTGTTTGCGCGTCATACCGGCACCACCAAAAGAAATTAGAAGGCAGATCGTTCACGTCCTCCATAAAAGAAAGCGCTTTCGAAATACTCATTTCAAAAAGCAGCATAAAGTTATCGGCTAAAAATACGGACGTTCCACGCTGCAATGCATATCGCGAGAGCGACTGGGGATTATAAAGTTGAAATGGATGACAATGAGGTTCAATATATCCCGGCACAACAAACTTACCTTCTAGATCTGTGATTTCCGTTCCTGTTGTTTGTTCAGGCATCTTTTCGCCTACATAGACGATGCGGTCTTGAAGGATCCAGATGTTTGCTTTTACCCATTTTTTAAGAGCTGTGTTCAAATAAGTAGCGTTTGTTAAGACAAGCGACGGTGCCAATTCACCCTGAATGACGGCCACTTGTTTGCGCATTTGCGCTTTTGTCCAAAAAGCAATGTGTTGGTTCATGTTGGATCACCTGTCTTCTCTCTGAAAATTTCGTTTTTTCAAGAATACCATATTCGCTAAGTAAATTGGTGAAAATTGAAAGGAGTATCACAATGAGACAAAATATTGGTTTAGTTAATAGTATGATTCGTATTATTGCGGGTCTGACACTGCTTTCTGTTTATACAGCAAAGCTGACAAGAAAGCCTTACAAAGAGTCATACATCCTTATGATCTTAATGGGTGCGATGAAAGTAGCAGAAGGAATCGTTCGCTACTGCCCAGTGACTGACCTTCTTCACAAAAGCAAAGAAATGAACGACATGGATCTTGGTAACATCGCGGAAGAAGGTTCGCCGTTCAACCCTTCATAATAAGAAGGAGGCACCACTATGCCCACTCATTCTTTACTAAAAGGCAACAGACCTCTGTTCAGTTTATTGGTCGTTGTCTTTATTACCCATCTTGGCTCGTATCTTGTCTTGCCTGTTCTTCCTATCCTCTTAAAAGTGGAAACCGGACTAACAGCGGCACAGATTGGTTTTACTCTCGCTGTTATCTCGATCTTCATGCAAGTCGGAAGTGTGGTCGGAGGCGTATTCGCTGATCGGACAGGAAGACGCTTCATCATCGCACTTGGTGCTTTAATACGGGCTGGCGGGCTGATAGGTTTCGCTTATTTTTCAACTTATTCACTGATCCTTTTAACAGCTGCGATCTCTGGGTTAGGTCTTGGGCTTAATGCCCCTTCTACAAAAGCTTTTATTTCTTCACTCGTTAAGGCGGACATGAGATCTACTGCTTTTTCGTTGCGCGGTATTTTTGCCAATATTGGAATGGCCATTGCTGGATTAACTGTGTTCGCTTTATTTACAGGAAGTTCGAAACTTATCTTTATCACCGCTGCTGTTATTTATTTAGGAGCAAGCGTGATCAGTTGGTTCTTCTTGCCTGCAGGGTGTGGGGACGAAAATTGCCGGGAAGTAAAGTGGAGTGAATATCGACAAGCTTTGAAGAACATACCTTTTCTTGTTTTTGTGATGGCTACCATTTTTGTTTGGGCGCTTTACGTACAGTTTGCACTCGTGCTCCCGCTTCGAGCTGAAAATGTCCTGTCCAATGGAAAAGACATCAGCATCATCTGGACCATCAACAGCATCACGGTCATATTAGCTCAAACGCTTATAACAAAAAATATTATCCGAAACATTCATCCCTTGACTTCTGTTGGTATAGGGGCGATCTGTATCGGATCAGCTCTCGGAAGTTTATATTTTGCGAACACTTTATTTTTCTTTGTTTTTACCGGAATCATCTTTATCACTGGTGAGATGCTGATCATGCCAACGTTGGATACGTCGATCTCACAGCTTGCGGCTGCCCGGTTTCTTGGGATGTTCTTTGGATTAGCCAGCGTTTTCACAGGGATTGGGGAAGCGATTGGAAATTCAATCGGAGGACGTTTGTTTGAAGTGGCAGATGGCGGACAAAGTGCTGTTCCTTATGTAACATACGTGATAGCAGGATTTGTCATTTTTATAGGGATGCAGTTGTTGCGCCGGTGGAATCCGTTGTCTATCATACAGCCGCCTAAACTCATGCCAACGGCAGCTCCGAACACGGATTCAGCCACATCTCATCCAAATCCAATTAATGAAGGCTGACAAACAAGGTTTTGATCAACCATTGTCCGTCAGCCCTCAATTTCAATATAGGAGGTTAGCAGCAATATGAGTTATGAATACTTAATGGATACTGCTTTTCTTTATATCTTGCTTATCGGCGGAATCATCGCCATCTCGTTTGTATTTATTAAGAAGAGACGTGCGAAATAGCTCGAAACCCGATATCTTTTCGATAAAAAGAGCCTTCGCACGTGATTTTCTTCATTTCTCTGTAGACGTTGTCCTGAGCTTCACTTAGTGAATGTCCTTTAGAGACTACCAATAACACCCGGCCACCATCAGTTAAAAGAGATTCATTTTCTCTTTTCGTACCAGCATGAAAAACGGTAGAATCACCTGAAATGTTTTCTAGCCCCGTGATCGCTTGAGGTTTTGAAGAAGAAACCGGGTAACCATCGGATGCAAGAACAACACCTAGTACGGATTCTTCAGACCATTTAAGTTCCGGCTTTTTGCCGTTTAAAAGGGATAAAAGAAGATCAGCTAGATCATTTTGCAAGCGCGGCAGAATCACTTGTGTTTCCGGGTCACCGAAGCGCGCGTTAAACTCGATCACTTTCGGACCATTCTTTGTTAAGATTAAGCCCGCATAAAGAATCCCTGTAAAAGGAGTGCCTTCTTGTTTCATCGCAGAAACGGTTGGCTGAACGATCTCTTTTATCGCTTTTTGGATGTCAGCGTCAGAAATTTGAGGAACGGGTGAGTAAGCCCCCATCCCACCTGTGTTCGGTCCCTTATCTCCGTCATACGCACGTTTATGATCTTGTGCGATTTCCATCGGAAGGACAATCTCGTCATGCACGAAAGACATTAACGAAAATTCTTCCCCTTCCAAGAATTCTTCAACAACTACCGTTTCACTCGCAGAACCAAAGCGTTTGTCCACCATCAGCTCATGTAGACCCTCTTCCGCTTCTTCTAAGGTCATTGCCACAATGACACCTTTACCTGCCGCAAGCCCGTCCGCTTTCAACACGATTGGTGCTCCTTTTTCTCGAACATATGCTAGAGCTTCATTGTAATTCGTAAACGTTTCAGAAGCAGCTGTTGGGATGTCATACTTTTTCATAAGATCCTTCGCGAACGATTTTGAGCCTTCGATCTCTGCTGCTGCTTTAGACGGACCGAAGATAACAAGGCCTTCTTCTGTGAAACGATCTACGATGCCTTCTAGTAAAGGGACTTCAGGTCCAACGAATGTTAACCCTATTTTGTTTGTTTTTGCAAAAGTTATAAGCTCATCGATGTTGGTTTCTTTGATGGAAACACATGTTGCTTGTTGAGCCATGCCTGGGTTTCCTGGTGCAGCAAACACTTGTGTGACGCTCGGGCTGTTGGCAAACTTCCACACGAGCGCATGTTCACGTCCACCTTTGCCGATTACAAGAACGTTCATGGTTGCTACCTCCTTTTTTAAATAAACAGAAACGACCGCATGAACCGCTTCTGTTTATTTTTTCTATATAGAATACAGAGCGTTGGAAGATCTTTAAAATCTTTTTCATCATTGAATAGTTGATTGGAGTGCAAGGTGCGAGACTCCTGGGGGATCAGCGGGACAGGTGAGACTCTTAACAGCGCAGAGCGCTAAGAGGCTCACCGCACGCCCCCCGGAAAGCGAGCAACCTGGAACGGAAATCAACCCTTCTACGCACTCCTGAGCCAAAATGATTAGTGCTTAAAGTGTCTTACGCCTGTGAACACCATCGTGATGCCGTGCTCGTCTGCTTTTTTGATAGAATCTTCATCCTTGATCGATCCGCCTGGCTGGATAATCGCTGTAACACCAGCGCGTGCCGCTGCTTCTACGGTGTCATCCATTGGGAAAAATGCATCTGACCCTAGAGCAGAACCTTTTGCACGTTCGCCCGCTTGCTCGATCGCGATTTTCGCTGCGCCAACGCGGTTCATCTGACCCGCACCAACACCTACTGTCATTTCATTTTTCGCTAAGACGATCGCATTTGATTTCACGTGTTTTACCACTTTCCAAGCAAGCTTCAAATCTTTCCACTCTTGCTCAGTCGGCTGGCGTTTTGTAGGAATCGTCACGTTCGCATCATCCAACCCGAAAACGTCTTCTTCTTGAACTAACATTCCGCCAGAAACGGTTGTGATTTTTTTGGCGATTCCTTTGCCTTCTGTAAAATCTAATTTTAATAAACGGATGTTTTTCTTTTTCGTTAGGATCTCTAACGCTTTCACTGTAAATGAAGGAGCGATGATGATCTCTAGGAAAATCTCACTCAATTTTTGAGCTGTTTCTTCATCTATTTCTGTGTTAGCAGCGATGATGCCGCCGAAGATCGATACAGGGTCTGCTTCAAACGCACGGGTGTACGCTTCAAGGATCGTTGAGCCTGTTCCAACGCCACATGGATTCATGTGCTTAACCGCAACAACAGCTGAATCAACGAACTCTTTTACGATCGAAAGTGCTGCATCTGCGTCGTTGATGTTGTTGTACGAAAGCTCTTTTCCGTGAAGCTGTTCAGCGTCTGTTAAAGAGAGCGTGTTCTTCAGTGGCGTCGAATAAAACGCGGCTTTTTGATGAGGGTTCTCACCATATCGAAGGTCCTGTTTCTTTTCATATGTTACCGTGTAGGATTCCGGGTGCTCCTCTTCTACAGCTGCTGTTAAATATTCAGCAATCAACGCATCATAAGCCGCTGTATGACGGAACGTCTTCGCAGCAAGTCTTCGGCGCGTCTCTTCACTTACAGCTCCTGCACCATCAAGCTCATCCGCTACTGT encodes:
- a CDS encoding YgaP family membrane protein, translated to MRQNIGLVNSMIRIIAGLTLLSVYTAKLTRKPYKESYILMILMGAMKVAEGIVRYCPVTDLLHKSKEMNDMDLGNIAEEGSPFNPS
- the purD gene encoding phosphoribosylamine--glycine ligase — translated: MNVLVIGKGGREHALVWKFANSPSVTQVFAAPGNPGMAQQATCVSIKETNIDELITFAKTNKIGLTFVGPEVPLLEGIVDRFTEEGLVIFGPSKAAAEIEGSKSFAKDLMKKYDIPTAASETFTNYNEALAYVREKGAPIVLKADGLAAGKGVIVAMTLEEAEEGLHELMVDKRFGSASETVVVEEFLEGEEFSLMSFVHDEIVLPMEIAQDHKRAYDGDKGPNTGGMGAYSPVPQISDADIQKAIKEIVQPTVSAMKQEGTPFTGILYAGLILTKNGPKVIEFNARFGDPETQVILPRLQNDLADLLLSLLNGKKPELKWSEESVLGVVLASDGYPVSSSKPQAITGLENISGDSTVFHAGTKRENESLLTDGGRVLLVVSKGHSLSEAQDNVYREMKKITCEGSFYRKDIGFRAISHVSS
- the purH gene encoding bifunctional phosphoribosylaminoimidazolecarboxamide formyltransferase/IMP cyclohydrolase; this encodes MTIKRALISVSNKEGLLHFAEKLAHHGVEIISTGGTKKALQDAGIPVIGISEVIGFPEIMDGRVKTLHPKIHGGLLAVRDNETHQTAMQENEISPIDLVVVNLYPFKETIAKEGTTFADAIENIDIGGPSMLRSAAKNHAYVTVVVDPADYETVADELDGAGAVSEETRRRLAAKTFRHTAAYDALIAEYLTAAVEEEHPESYTVTYEKKQDLRYGENPHQKAAFYSTPLKNTLSLTDAEQLHGKELSYNNINDADAALSIVKEFVDSAVVAVKHMNPCGVGTGSTILEAYTRAFEADPVSIFGGIIAANTEIDEETAQKLSEIFLEIIIAPSFTVKALEILTKKKNIRLLKLDFTEGKGIAKKITTVSGGMLVQEEDVFGLDDANVTIPTKRQPTEQEWKDLKLAWKVVKHVKSNAIVLAKNEMTVGVGAGQMNRVGAAKIAIEQAGERAKGSALGSDAFFPMDDTVEAAARAGVTAIIQPGGSIKDEDSIKKADEHGITMVFTGVRHFKH
- a CDS encoding MFS transporter — encoded protein: MPTHSLLKGNRPLFSLLVVVFITHLGSYLVLPVLPILLKVETGLTAAQIGFTLAVISIFMQVGSVVGGVFADRTGRRFIIALGALIRAGGLIGFAYFSTYSLILLTAAISGLGLGLNAPSTKAFISSLVKADMRSTAFSLRGIFANIGMAIAGLTVFALFTGSSKLIFITAAVIYLGASVISWFFLPAGCGDENCREVKWSEYRQALKNIPFLVFVMATIFVWALYVQFALVLPLRAENVLSNGKDISIIWTINSITVILAQTLITKNIIRNIHPLTSVGIGAICIGSALGSLYFANTLFFFVFTGIIFITGEMLIMPTLDTSISQLAAARFLGMFFGLASVFTGIGEAIGNSIGGRLFEVADGGQSAVPYVTYVIAGFVIFIGMQLLRRWNPLSIIQPPKLMPTAAPNTDSATSHPNPINEG
- a CDS encoding EYxxD motif small membrane protein, whose product is MSYEYLMDTAFLYILLIGGIIAISFVFIKKRRAK